From the genome of Candidatus Korarchaeota archaeon NZ13-K:
TTTACGATGGTAGGAGGGTGGAGGTGTTGAGGATTTGAGGGCTATCCTGATCCTCTCTGCGCTGTTGATCCTGCTCTCGGTGATCCCATCCTCCGCGCTCCCCAGCGTCGGGAGCGAGGCACCTGTCCTAAGGGTCGTGAGCTACGATGGTAAGGCCCTATCGAAGACATCGCTCAAGGGAAGCGTCGTGGTCCTCATGTTCGTGGCCGAGTGGTGCCCTCACTGCAGGGAGGAGCTCCCGGCCCTCTCCGATGCCTGGAAGCGTTACGGCCTTGAGAGGGAGGGTATAGTCGGCGTTGTGATGATGGTCTCGAGCGGTGAGTCCAGAGCCTTGGAGTTCTTCAAGTCGGTGAACCCTCCCTCGAACTGGAAGCTGGTCCTTGAGGGCGATGACACGGCCAGGGACTTCGGCGTGGCAAGCGTGCCGACCACAGTTGTGATAGACAGGAACTGGACCGTGGCAGGTATCTTCGTCGGAGCTCAGCCCGTGGACAGGGTGCTGGAACCGGCGGTCAGGCTATCAAGCCAGGCTGCGACGACAAGTAACTTGACTGGGACGACTGCTTCCACCGCGCGCGAGGCCGACCTGACATCTTTGCTTGTATTATCAGCTGCCATGATCGTTTTGGTGGTCCTGGTGGGTCTCTACTACTATGCGAGGGGACGCGGACGAGGGAAGGGGTGAGAGAGCCCCTGAAGACCTGAGCGATGCTGAGTCCATTTTTTATTTCATGATAACAATATTGGTCACTTTGATCATTCCGGAGATCCACCTTAGGGCAGTTTCATCCCTGGTCATCGTTCTGGTCATGCTGAGGCTCAGGGGGATCCATCCTCGGCTCGGCACCGTCGAGGGATCCGTCATCTCCCCTATTCTGGCCCTCACGATGACAATCCCTTTCGCATCGATCGCAGAGGTCAACTACCATGGGACCGAGATAGTTGAGATAGCGTCCATGATCCCCTATCACCTCTCCGTTGCCGTTTGGGAGGAGTGCCTTTACAGGGGATTCATCCTCAGGCGATCACCTCCCTTGCTCATCCTCTCCTCCTCCATTTTCTCCATCCTTCATGCTAAAAATCCCGGGTTCGGCTTTCTCCCCTCCATCGGGCTCCTCTCCGCGGGGATCTTCCTCTGCCTCATCAGGATCGGATGGGGGCTCATTCCATCCGTACTCTTCCACCTCTCCTGGAATCTGAGCTTGGAGCACCTCTGGGGCTTCCCGACCAGCGGCTTGAGGGGACCCAGCATCTTCTCGTCGGAGTTGAGGGGACCCAGCTTCATGACCGGCGGGGACTTCGGGCCTGAGGGATCCGTCCTGGCCGTGGTGGAGTTCGCTTTGGCCTCGGCCATCCTCCTGCTGAAGGCCCGGAGGGCCGGAGGGAAGTTTTATAAGGCGCTGATCAATGCCGCCCCGTGGAATCATGGAGCCCGAGGTCGTCAAGGCGAAGATCCTGAGCGTGCTGAAGTTCATAACTGACCCCGAGATCCCGATAAATATAGTTGATCTGGGCCTGATAAGGGAGATGAGGATTGAGGACGGGAAGGTACACATAAAGATGGTCATGACAGCCCCAGGATGCCCTTACTCCATGATGCTGGCTCGTCACGTTGAGGACAGCGTGAAGCAGGCCGTACCAGAGGTGGAGGAGGTGAGCGTGGAGGTCGTCAACTATCCGCCTTGGACGCCCATGGACATGACGGAGGAGGGAAGGGAGCTTTTCAAGAGGAACTACGGTTACGACATACTGGAAAGCTTCATCCAGAGATATGGGAGCGTGGAGAATTACTACAAGCTTGTCCGCGAGTACCTCGGAGAGGAGGAGTAGCTTGTTTCAAATAAAGGACAGCGAGCGAATCTTTAATAAACATTTTTAATGATCTCTCGCCCGCACGGGTCCTCACCGCAGTGAAGCCTTTTAAGTAATACCCCCAGAGTGATCCGAGGGGTGTTCTCCCATTAGGGTGGCGGTTTTCGGCGCTGGATCCGTCGGAAGGGCCATAGTTTATGACCTTTATGAGAGGGTAACCGGTTCCAACCTGCTGGTGATAGACTCTGACCCATCTAATCTGGCGGCAGCATCTAAGATGGTGAGCAAGGCCGAGTTCAGGAAGGTGGAAATTAAGGATGCCGATGACCTCTACAGGATAATGAAGGATGTGGATCTAGCGGTCAACTCCCTCCCGGGGAAGTTCGGGAGGCTCTCCTGGATCGCCGCAATAAAGGCGAGAACCGATTTGGTTGACATCTCCTACTCCGAGGATGATCCTACCGCCTACAACATGCAGGCGAGTGAGGCAGGGGTCACGATAGTGCCGGATGCCGGCGTCGCCCCCGGGCTGAGCAACATGATGGCCGGCAGGGCATACGCTCAGCTGGAGGAGGTGAGGGAGCTCAAGGTTTACGTCGGTGGCATTCCGGAGGAACCGATCCCCCCTCTGGGTTACCTCGTCACATGGAGCCCGGAGGACCTGATAGAGGAGTACGTTAGGGATGCCAGGATCGTGGAGAACGGTTCCATAACGAAGAAGCCTGCTTTAACTGATCTAGAGAGGATCCACATA
Proteins encoded in this window:
- a CDS encoding saccharopine dehydrogenase family protein — protein: MAVFGAGSVGRAIVYDLYERVTGSNLLVIDSDPSNLAAASKMVSKAEFRKVEIKDADDLYRIMKDVDLAVNSLPGKFGRLSWIAAIKARTDLVDISYSEDDPTAYNMQASEAGVTIVPDAGVAPGLSNMMAGRAYAQLEEVRELKVYVGGIPEEPIPPLGYLVTWSPEDLIEEYVRDARIVENGSITKKPALTDLERIHIPEVGELEAFLTDGLRSMLKTLKGVNFMVEKTLRWPGHAEKIELLRTLGFFSKEPLSFGNGSVSPAQMTARLFKERLKGDSRDMVILIVHARGRKSPSDIEIEYRMVDRYDPSTGLTALARTTAFVATGIVKLISEGSLPGPGVLPPEVIGMDETLFTSMAEWLSWRGIRIIERITESRSLPPSPP
- a CDS encoding metal-sulfur cluster assembly factor — protein: MPPRGIMEPEVVKAKILSVLKFITDPEIPINIVDLGLIREMRIEDGKVHIKMVMTAPGCPYSMMLARHVEDSVKQAVPEVEEVSVEVVNYPPWTPMDMTEEGRELFKRNYGYDILESFIQRYGSVENYYKLVREYLGEEE
- a CDS encoding CPBP family intramembrane metalloprotease, which encodes MRGDADEGRGERAPEDLSDAESIFYFMITILVTLIIPEIHLRAVSSLVIVLVMLRLRGIHPRLGTVEGSVISPILALTMTIPFASIAEVNYHGTEIVEIASMIPYHLSVAVWEECLYRGFILRRSPPLLILSSSIFSILHAKNPGFGFLPSIGLLSAGIFLCLIRIGWGLIPSVLFHLSWNLSLEHLWGFPTSGLRGPSIFSSELRGPSFMTGGDFGPEGSVLAVVEFALASAILLLKARRAGGKFYKALINAAPWNHGARGRQGEDPERAEVHN
- a CDS encoding TlpA family protein disulfide reductase, producing MRAILILSALLILLSVIPSSALPSVGSEAPVLRVVSYDGKALSKTSLKGSVVVLMFVAEWCPHCREELPALSDAWKRYGLEREGIVGVVMMVSSGESRALEFFKSVNPPSNWKLVLEGDDTARDFGVASVPTTVVIDRNWTVAGIFVGAQPVDRVLEPAVRLSSQAATTSNLTGTTASTAREADLTSLLVLSAAMIVLVVLVGLYYYARGRGRGKG